In the genome of Pseudomonas sp. HS6, one region contains:
- a CDS encoding methyl-accepting chemotaxis protein, whose amino-acid sequence MSQPRARIASQLGLALAVILAVVISGSTVFALRSLDTANLATREEHLASEARLLADQLSTFHGTLRESTQRLSGLFEKRFSAGLSIHPDEPVSVAGTQTPGLHLGSEVLNNNFKEVDEFKQMTAGVATLFVRSGEDFVRVSTSLTKQDGTRAIGTLLDHAHPAYAKLMAGQGYVGRALLFDRSYMTQYTPVRDSSGKVIAVLFVGFDYTDAQNIQFDNLKRFRIGQSGSLALLDEQNKWLVAPAGVQAPDQAVPVVNGLAKTPGKGRFWSDKSEDFYSIAVPFEGGPWSVVASMPKSEIREVTWSVGIQLAIGSLLAMLIAVGSAVWLLRSKLQPLGDLVRQAEALGAGDLSVRLNVSSNDEIGQLARAFNQMSQALSTMVEHIRRASEEVNSRAQALSGLSGGAYEGMEQQSGEITSMAGAVEEFSATSLNIADNMGNTQRLAQENAQQTQIGRTSMEEASSSLEQIAGALNTTATVINTLGQRSQEIGGIVSVITSIAEQTNLLALNAAIEAARAGEQGRGFAVVADEVRNLASRTRQATDEISGMIHSIQHETGNAISTMEQGNVLMQEGLSRNANVASALARIDEQSRSAGQQFAAITTATQEQSSTATLLSSNLQSIAMANSEQREVVSNLAITAKELEKLAADLRSEVDRFR is encoded by the coding sequence ATGTCTCAACCTCGCGCCCGGATCGCCTCGCAGCTGGGCCTCGCGCTCGCCGTGATACTGGCGGTTGTCATCAGTGGCAGTACGGTGTTCGCCCTGCGTTCGCTGGATACCGCCAACCTCGCCACCCGTGAAGAACATCTGGCCAGCGAAGCACGTTTGCTCGCCGACCAGTTGAGTACCTTCCACGGCACGCTGCGTGAAAGCACTCAGCGCCTGAGCGGGTTGTTCGAGAAGCGCTTCAGCGCGGGCCTGAGCATTCACCCGGATGAGCCAGTCAGCGTGGCGGGCACTCAGACTCCGGGCCTGCACCTGGGCAGCGAAGTGTTGAACAACAACTTCAAGGAAGTCGACGAGTTCAAGCAGATGACGGCGGGCGTTGCCACGCTGTTCGTGCGCAGCGGCGAAGACTTCGTGCGAGTCAGCACCTCGCTGACCAAACAGGACGGCACTCGCGCCATCGGCACCTTGCTCGATCACGCTCACCCGGCTTATGCGAAGTTGATGGCGGGGCAGGGCTACGTCGGTCGTGCGCTGCTGTTTGATCGTTCCTACATGACTCAGTACACCCCGGTGCGTGACAGCAGCGGCAAGGTGATCGCCGTGCTGTTCGTCGGCTTCGATTACACCGACGCGCAGAACATCCAGTTCGACAACCTCAAGCGCTTCCGTATCGGCCAGAGCGGTTCCCTGGCGCTGCTGGATGAACAGAACAAGTGGCTGGTTGCGCCGGCGGGCGTGCAGGCGCCGGATCAAGCGGTGCCGGTGGTCAATGGTCTGGCGAAGACGCCGGGCAAGGGCCGGTTCTGGAGCGACAAGTCCGAAGACTTCTACAGCATCGCCGTACCGTTCGAGGGTGGACCGTGGTCGGTGGTGGCGAGCATGCCGAAATCCGAGATCCGCGAAGTGACCTGGAGCGTTGGCATCCAGTTGGCCATCGGGAGCCTGCTGGCGATGCTGATCGCGGTCGGTTCGGCGGTGTGGCTGCTGCGCAGCAAACTGCAACCACTGGGTGATCTGGTGCGTCAGGCCGAAGCCTTGGGCGCCGGTGATCTGAGCGTGCGGCTGAATGTGTCGAGCAACGATGAAATCGGCCAGTTGGCCCGCGCCTTCAACCAGATGAGTCAGGCGCTGTCGACCATGGTCGAGCACATCCGCCGCGCTTCGGAAGAGGTCAACAGCCGTGCGCAGGCGCTGTCCGGGTTGTCCGGCGGCGCGTATGAAGGCATGGAGCAGCAGTCCGGCGAGATCACCAGCATGGCGGGTGCGGTTGAAGAGTTCTCCGCCACCTCGCTGAACATTGCCGACAACATGGGCAACACCCAGCGTCTGGCCCAGGAAAATGCCCAGCAGACCCAGATCGGTCGCACGTCGATGGAAGAAGCGTCTTCCTCGCTGGAGCAGATTGCCGGCGCACTGAACACCACGGCGACCGTGATCAACACGCTCGGTCAGCGCTCCCAGGAAATCGGCGGCATCGTCAGCGTGATCACCTCGATTGCCGAACAGACCAACCTGCTGGCACTCAACGCGGCCATCGAAGCGGCGCGTGCCGGTGAGCAAGGTCGCGGCTTTGCCGTGGTGGCTGACGAAGTGCGCAACCTCGCGTCGCGCACCCGTCAGGCGACTGACGAGATCTCCGGGATGATTCACAGCATCCAGCACGAAACCGGCAACGCCATCAGCACCATGGAGCAGGGCAACGTGCTGATGCAGGAAGGCCTGTCGCGCAACGCCAACGTCGCTTCGGCGCTGGCGCGGATCGATGAGCAGAGCCGTTCGGCGGGTCAGCAGTTCGCGGCGATCACCACCGCGACTCAGGAGCAGAGCAGCACCGCGACGTTGTTGAGCAGCAATTTGCAGAGCATTGCGATGGCCAACAGCGAGCAGCGCGAAGTGGTTTCCAATCTTGCGATTACAGCCAAAGAACTGGAGAAACTGGCGGCGGATTTGCGCTCTGAGGTTGATCGCTTTCGTTGA
- a CDS encoding NorM family multidrug efflux MATE transporter has product MQRPVRTELWAILRLAGPLIASQLAHMLMVLTDTLMMARLSPEALAGGGLGAASYSFVSIFCIGVIAAVGTLVAIRQGAGDIIGAAKLTQAGLWLAWLMALGAGLLLWNLKPVLLLFGQTETNVNAAGQFLIALPFALPGYLSFMALRGFTSAIGRATPVMVISLAGTVANFLLNYALITGMFGLPKLGLTGIGLVTAVVANCMALALAWHIRRHPAYDAYPLREGLSRPNRRYLKELWRLGLPIGGTYAVEVGLFAFAALCMGTMGSTQLAAHQIALQIVSVAFMVPAGMSYAITMRVGQHYGAGQLSDARMSGRVGIVFGAVVMLGFAMVFWLLPNQLVGLFLDHNDPAFAEVIRLAVSLLAVAAWFELFDGTQTIAMGCIRGLKDAKTTFLVGLGCYWLIGAPAAWLMAFHLHWGPTGVWWGLALGLACAAISLTLAFEWKMKRMIRHEPQSQGFKIAQVE; this is encoded by the coding sequence ATGCAGCGTCCTGTGCGTACCGAACTCTGGGCCATCCTGCGGCTGGCGGGGCCGTTGATTGCCTCGCAGTTGGCGCACATGCTGATGGTGCTGACCGACACCCTGATGATGGCCCGCCTCAGTCCCGAAGCGCTGGCCGGTGGCGGTCTGGGCGCCGCGAGCTATTCGTTCGTGTCGATTTTCTGCATCGGCGTGATCGCGGCGGTCGGCACTCTGGTGGCGATCCGTCAGGGTGCCGGTGACATTATCGGTGCCGCCAAACTGACCCAGGCCGGATTGTGGCTGGCGTGGCTGATGGCGCTCGGCGCCGGGCTGCTGCTGTGGAATCTGAAACCCGTGCTGCTGCTGTTCGGCCAGACCGAGACCAACGTCAACGCTGCCGGGCAGTTTCTGATCGCCCTGCCGTTCGCCCTGCCCGGCTACCTGAGCTTCATGGCCTTGCGCGGTTTCACCAGCGCCATCGGCCGGGCGACACCGGTGATGGTTATCAGCCTCGCCGGCACAGTGGCCAACTTCCTGCTCAATTACGCGCTGATCACCGGCATGTTCGGTCTGCCGAAACTGGGGCTGACGGGTATCGGCCTGGTCACGGCGGTTGTTGCCAACTGCATGGCGCTGGCACTGGCGTGGCATATCCGTCGGCATCCGGCGTACGACGCTTACCCGCTGCGCGAGGGGCTGTCGCGGCCGAACCGGCGGTACCTGAAAGAACTCTGGCGTCTGGGCCTGCCGATTGGCGGCACCTACGCGGTGGAAGTCGGGCTGTTCGCCTTCGCGGCGCTGTGCATGGGCACCATGGGCAGTACGCAACTGGCGGCGCACCAGATTGCCCTGCAAATCGTCTCGGTGGCATTCATGGTCCCGGCGGGGATGTCGTATGCGATCACCATGCGCGTCGGCCAGCATTACGGCGCCGGGCAATTGAGCGATGCGCGGATGTCCGGGCGGGTCGGCATCGTCTTCGGTGCAGTGGTGATGCTGGGGTTTGCGATGGTGTTCTGGTTGCTGCCGAATCAGCTGGTCGGGTTGTTCCTCGACCATAACGACCCCGCGTTTGCCGAGGTGATTCGTCTGGCCGTGAGCCTGCTGGCCGTGGCAGCGTGGTTCGAGCTGTTCGACGGAACGCAGACCATTGCCATGGGCTGCATCCGCGGACTCAAGGATGCCAAAACCACGTTTCTGGTCGGGCTCGGTTGCTACTGGCTGATCGGCGCGCCGGCGGCGTGGCTGATGGCGTTCCATCTGCACTGGGGGCCGACCGGGGTCTGGTGGGGGCTGGCGCTGGGCCTGGCCTGCGCGGCGATCAGCCTGACGCTGGCGTTCGAATGGAAAATGAAACGGATGATTCGGCACGAGCCGCAATCTCAAGGCTTCAAGATCGCTCAGGTCGAGTGA
- the rep gene encoding DNA helicase Rep, with protein sequence MSRLNPRQQEAVNYVGGPLLVLAGAGSGKTSVITRKIAHLIQNCGIRAQYIVAMTFTNKAAREMKERVGTLLRAGEGRGLTVCTFHNLGLNIIRKEHERLGYKPGFSIFDETDVKSLMTDIMQKEYAGDDGVDEIKNMIGAWKNDLILPAEALENARNPKEQTAAIVYTHYQRTLKAFNAVDFDDLILLPVKLFEEHADILEKWQNKVRYLLVDEYQDTNASQYLLVKMLIGKRNQFTVVGDDDQSIYAWRGARPENLMLLKDDYPSLKVVMLEQNYRSTSRILRCANVLISNNPHEFEKQLWSEMGHGDEIRVIRCRNEDAEAERVAMEILSLHLRTDRPYSDFAILYRGNYQAKLIELKLQHHQVPYRLSGGNSFFGRQEVKDLMAYFRLIVNPDDDNAFLRVINVPRREIGSTTLEKLGNYATERKISMYAATDELGLGEHLDSRFTDRLSRFKRFMDKVREQCAGEDPISALRSMVMDIDYENWLRTNSSSDKAADYRMSNVWFLIEALKNTLEKDEEGEMTVEDAIGKLVLRDMLERQQEEEDGAEGVQMMTLHASKGLEFPYVFIMGMEEEILPHRSSIEADTIEEERRLAYVGITRARQTLAFTFAAKRKQYGEIIDCAPSRFLDELPPDDLAWEGNDDTPTEVKAVRGNSALADIRAMLKR encoded by the coding sequence ATGTCCCGACTCAATCCCCGGCAGCAAGAAGCCGTGAACTACGTCGGCGGCCCTCTATTGGTGCTCGCCGGTGCTGGCTCCGGCAAGACCAGCGTGATCACGCGCAAGATTGCGCACCTGATCCAGAACTGCGGCATCCGTGCCCAGTACATCGTCGCCATGACCTTCACCAACAAGGCCGCGCGCGAGATGAAGGAACGGGTCGGCACCCTGCTGCGTGCCGGCGAAGGTCGCGGCCTGACAGTCTGCACCTTTCACAACCTGGGCCTGAACATCATCCGCAAGGAACATGAACGGCTGGGCTACAAACCCGGTTTCTCGATCTTCGACGAAACCGACGTCAAGTCGCTGATGACTGACATCATGCAGAAGGAATACGCGGGCGACGACGGCGTCGACGAGATCAAGAACATGATCGGCGCCTGGAAGAACGACCTGATCCTGCCGGCCGAAGCCCTGGAAAACGCCCGCAACCCCAAGGAACAGACCGCCGCCATCGTCTACACCCACTATCAGCGCACGCTCAAGGCGTTCAACGCGGTGGACTTCGACGACCTGATCCTGCTGCCGGTAAAACTCTTCGAAGAGCACGCCGACATCCTCGAAAAGTGGCAGAACAAGGTGCGTTACCTGCTGGTCGACGAATACCAGGACACCAACGCCAGCCAGTACCTGCTGGTGAAAATGCTCATCGGCAAACGCAACCAGTTCACCGTGGTGGGCGACGACGACCAGTCGATCTACGCCTGGCGCGGCGCGCGGCCGGAAAACCTGATGTTGCTCAAGGATGACTATCCGTCCCTGAAAGTGGTGATGCTGGAGCAGAACTACCGCTCCACCAGCCGCATCCTGCGCTGCGCCAACGTGCTGATCTCGAACAACCCGCACGAATTCGAAAAGCAGCTGTGGAGTGAGATGGGTCACGGCGACGAGATCCGCGTGATCCGCTGCCGCAACGAGGACGCCGAAGCCGAGCGCGTGGCCATGGAGATCCTCAGCCTGCACTTGCGCACCGACCGCCCGTACAGCGACTTTGCGATCCTCTATCGCGGCAACTACCAGGCCAAGCTGATCGAACTGAAACTGCAGCACCATCAGGTGCCGTACCGTTTGAGCGGCGGCAACAGCTTCTTCGGGCGTCAGGAAGTGAAAGACCTGATGGCCTACTTCCGCCTGATCGTGAACCCGGACGACGACAACGCCTTCCTGCGCGTGATCAACGTACCGCGCCGGGAAATCGGCTCGACGACCCTGGAAAAACTCGGCAACTACGCCACCGAACGCAAGATCTCGATGTACGCCGCCACCGACGAACTCGGCCTCGGCGAGCATCTGGACAGCCGCTTCACCGATCGTCTGTCGCGCTTCAAGCGCTTCATGGACAAGGTGCGCGAGCAGTGCGCCGGCGAAGACCCGATCTCCGCCCTGCGCAGCATGGTCATGGACATCGACTACGAGAACTGGCTGCGCACCAACAGCTCCAGCGATAAGGCTGCGGACTACCGGATGAGCAACGTCTGGTTCCTGATCGAAGCCTTGAAAAACACGCTTGAGAAGGACGAAGAAGGCGAAATGACCGTCGAGGACGCCATCGGCAAACTCGTCCTGCGCGACATGCTGGAACGTCAGCAGGAAGAAGAGGACGGCGCCGAAGGCGTGCAGATGATGACCCTGCATGCGTCCAAGGGCCTGGAATTCCCTTACGTGTTCATCATGGGCATGGAAGAGGAAATCCTCCCGCACCGCTCCAGCATCGAAGCCGACACCATCGAAGAAGAACGCCGCCTAGCCTACGTGGGCATCACCCGCGCGCGCCAGACCCTGGCGTTTACCTTCGCCGCCAAGCGTAAACAGTACGGCGAGATCATCGACTGCGCGCCAAGTCGCTTCCTCGATGAGCTTCCGCCGGACGACCTGGCCTGGGAAGGCAACGACGACACACCGACCGAAGTCAAAGCCGTGCGGGGCAATAGCGCATTGGCTGATATACGCGCGATGTTAAAGCGCTAG
- a CDS encoding LysR substrate-binding domain-containing protein, with amino-acid sequence MSRRLPPLYALRAFEAAARHSSFTRAAEELSITQSAVSRHIRTLEEHFACRLFHRSGRNLQLTESARLLLPGIRDGFAALERACNTLRAEDDILRMKAPSTLTMRWLLARLSRFRHLQPGNEVQLTSAWMDVDSVDFNNEPFDCAVLLSDGHFPPDWEASLLFPEELIPVGAPSLLHDQPWDVARLASAELLHPTPDRRDWRSWLEHMGLSEQVSLKGGQVFDTLELGMIAAARGYGVSMGDLLMVAEDVAQGRLSLPWPTAVASGLNYYLVWPKTRPGGERLRRLSDFLQGEVHAMALPAVTRLS; translated from the coding sequence ATGTCCCGTCGCCTTCCACCCTTGTATGCCCTGCGCGCATTCGAAGCGGCGGCACGCCACAGTTCGTTCACCCGGGCCGCCGAAGAGTTGTCGATTACCCAGAGTGCGGTCAGCCGACATATCCGCACGCTCGAAGAGCACTTCGCCTGTCGGCTGTTCCATCGCAGCGGACGCAATTTGCAACTGACGGAGTCGGCGCGCCTGCTGCTGCCGGGTATCCGTGATGGCTTCGCCGCCCTGGAACGAGCCTGCAATACCTTGCGCGCCGAAGATGACATCCTGCGCATGAAGGCCCCGTCGACCCTGACCATGCGCTGGTTGCTGGCGCGGCTCAGTCGCTTCCGCCATTTGCAGCCGGGCAATGAAGTGCAACTGACCAGTGCCTGGATGGATGTGGATTCGGTGGACTTCAACAACGAACCCTTCGATTGCGCGGTGCTGCTGAGCGACGGGCATTTTCCGCCAGACTGGGAGGCCAGCCTGCTGTTTCCGGAGGAGCTGATTCCGGTCGGCGCCCCGAGCCTTTTGCACGACCAGCCCTGGGATGTGGCGCGACTGGCCAGCGCCGAGTTGCTGCACCCGACACCGGATCGCCGCGACTGGCGCAGTTGGCTGGAGCACATGGGGTTGTCCGAGCAGGTGTCGCTCAAGGGCGGGCAGGTATTCGATACCCTGGAACTGGGGATGATCGCGGCGGCCCGGGGTTACGGGGTGTCGATGGGCGATCTGCTGATGGTGGCCGAGGACGTCGCGCAAGGGCGCTTGAGTCTGCCGTGGCCGACGGCGGTCGCCAGCGGCCTGAATTATTACCTGGTGTGGCCAAAGACCCGTCCGGGAGGTGAACGTTTGCGCCGGCTCAGCGACTTCCTGCAAGGCGAAGTCCACGCCATGGCATTGCCGGCGGTCACGCGCTTGAGCTGA
- a CDS encoding xanthine phosphoribosyltransferase — protein sequence MEALHQKIREQGIVLSDQVLKVDAFLNHQIDPALMKLIGDEFASLFKDSGITKIVTIEASGIAPAIMTGLNLGVPVIFARKQQSLTLTENLLSATVYSFTKKTESTVAISPRHLTSSDRVLIIDDFLANGKASQALISIIKQAGATVAGLGIVIEKSFQGGRAELDSQGYRVESLARVKSLKDGVVTFIE from the coding sequence ATGGAAGCCCTGCACCAGAAAATCCGCGAACAAGGCATCGTGCTTTCCGACCAGGTCCTGAAGGTCGACGCCTTCCTGAACCACCAGATCGACCCGGCCCTGATGAAGCTGATCGGCGACGAATTCGCCTCGCTGTTCAAGGATTCCGGCATCACCAAGATCGTCACCATCGAAGCGTCGGGCATCGCCCCGGCGATCATGACCGGTCTGAACCTCGGCGTGCCGGTGATCTTCGCCCGCAAGCAACAGTCCCTGACCCTGACTGAAAACCTGCTGTCGGCGACCGTTTACTCGTTCACCAAGAAGACCGAAAGCACCGTGGCCATCTCCCCGCGTCACCTGACCAGCAGCGACCGCGTGCTGATCATCGATGACTTCCTGGCCAACGGTAAGGCGTCCCAGGCGCTGATCTCGATCATCAAGCAGGCCGGCGCCACCGTGGCAGGTCTGGGCATCGTGATCGAGAAGTCGTTCCAGGGCGGCCGTGCGGAGCTGGATTCGCAGGGTTATCGCGTCGAGTCGCTGGCTCGCGTAAAGTCGCTGAAGGATGGCGTGGTGACTTTCATCGAGTAA
- a CDS encoding acetyl-CoA hydrolase/transferase C-terminal domain-containing protein has product MVQLCSIEQAVDDVLARLPAHIHMGLPLGLGKPNPFVNALYRRVAGLPERQLTIYTALCLGRPALGDGLQKRFIEPFVERVFGDYPELDFLADLHRDSLPANIRIEQFFMQPGSLLNSAPAQQDYVSSNYSHAARDINAAGLNLVAQLLASSSEHPDRLSLSCNPDITLDLFPMIAKRRAAGETILLVGQVHAELPYMPGDAEVDIDTFDLLIDEKDNSTLFSTPNMPVGFQDHFIGLHASTLVRDGGTLQIGIGSMGDALTAALLARQADNAGYRELLADVNLSQWAQLIEREGGIEPFAKGLYGCSEMFVNGLLVLADAGIIRRKVYPDVQTQEQANAGTLDEAAQTDGISVHGGFFLGPRSFYERLRNLPLSKRLEFNMTRISYINELYGQEELKRLQRLDARFINTVFTMTLLGAGVADQLEDGRVLSGVGGQYNFVAQGHALHDARSILLLRSWRESGGDVSSNIVWEYGHCTIPRHLRDIVVTEYGIADLRGKSDAVVIEALLNISDSRFQQDLIEQAQKVGKLPKDFRLDPRFTDNTPQRLQAIAARHPNLFPEYPLGCDFNEVEKDLLRALNWLKSKFKLTEILELGKAALDAPEASLYPEHLARMQLTRPEGLKEDLFQRLLLTGLKATAQ; this is encoded by the coding sequence ATGGTGCAGTTGTGTTCGATCGAACAGGCAGTGGACGACGTACTGGCACGGTTGCCGGCGCATATCCACATGGGCCTGCCGCTGGGCCTGGGCAAACCCAATCCCTTCGTCAACGCGCTGTACCGGCGGGTTGCTGGATTGCCCGAACGGCAGCTGACGATCTACACCGCCCTGTGCCTCGGCCGTCCGGCCCTGGGCGATGGTTTGCAGAAGCGCTTCATCGAACCCTTCGTCGAGCGGGTGTTCGGTGATTACCCGGAGCTGGATTTCCTCGCCGACCTGCACCGCGACAGCCTGCCGGCGAACATCCGTATCGAGCAATTCTTTATGCAGCCCGGCAGCCTGCTCAACAGCGCGCCGGCTCAGCAGGATTACGTCAGCAGCAACTACAGCCATGCGGCCCGAGACATCAATGCCGCCGGGCTGAACTTGGTGGCGCAGTTGCTCGCCAGCAGCAGCGAACATCCAGATCGCCTGAGCCTGAGCTGCAACCCGGACATCACCCTCGACCTGTTCCCGATGATCGCCAAACGCCGGGCGGCGGGGGAGACCATTCTGCTGGTCGGCCAGGTGCACGCCGAGTTGCCGTACATGCCGGGCGATGCCGAAGTCGACATCGACACCTTCGACCTGCTGATCGACGAGAAGGACAACAGCACGCTGTTTTCCACGCCGAACATGCCCGTCGGATTTCAGGACCACTTCATCGGTCTGCACGCCAGCACCCTGGTGCGCGACGGCGGCACCTTGCAGATCGGCATCGGCTCGATGGGCGATGCCCTGACCGCTGCGTTGCTGGCGCGTCAGGCTGACAATGCTGGTTACCGGGAGTTGCTGGCCGATGTGAATCTCAGCCAGTGGGCGCAGTTGATCGAACGCGAGGGCGGTATCGAGCCATTCGCCAAAGGCCTGTACGGTTGCAGCGAAATGTTCGTCAACGGCCTGCTGGTGCTGGCGGACGCCGGGATCATCCGGCGCAAGGTCTACCCGGACGTGCAGACCCAGGAGCAGGCCAACGCAGGCACCCTCGACGAGGCGGCGCAAACCGACGGCATTTCAGTGCACGGCGGCTTCTTCCTCGGGCCGCGCAGTTTCTATGAACGCTTGCGTAATTTGCCGCTGAGCAAACGCCTCGAATTCAACATGACTCGCATCAGCTACATCAACGAGCTGTACGGTCAGGAAGAGCTCAAGCGCCTGCAACGTCTCGATGCACGATTCATCAACACGGTGTTCACCATGACCCTGCTGGGTGCGGGGGTGGCGGATCAACTGGAAGACGGACGGGTGCTCAGCGGCGTCGGCGGGCAATACAACTTCGTTGCTCAGGGCCATGCGCTGCACGATGCGCGTTCGATTCTGCTGCTGCGCAGCTGGCGCGAGTCCGGCGGTGATGTCAGTTCGAACATCGTCTGGGAGTACGGCCATTGCACGATTCCACGGCACCTGCGCGACATCGTGGTCACCGAGTACGGCATCGCCGATCTGCGCGGCAAGTCCGATGCGGTGGTGATCGAGGCGCTGCTCAATATCAGCGACTCGCGCTTCCAGCAGGACTTGATCGAACAGGCACAGAAGGTCGGAAAGCTGCCGAAGGATTTTCGCCTCGATCCACGCTTTACCGACAACACCCCGCAACGCTTGCAGGCGATTGCCGCACGGCATCCGAATCTGTTTCCGGAGTATCCGCTGGGCTGCGATTTCAATGAGGTCGAGAAGGATTTGCTGCGGGCGCTGAACTGGCTCAAGAGCAAATTCAAGCTGACCGAGATTCTGGAGCTGGGCAAGGCCGCGCTGGATGCGCCGGAGGCTTCGCTGTATCCGGAGCATCTGGCGCGCATGCAGCTCACCCGCCCGGAAGGTCTGAAAGAAGACCTGTTTCAGCGGTTGCTGCTCACTGGCCTGAAGGCCACCGCGCAATAA
- a CDS encoding bifunctional diguanylate cyclase/phosphodiesterase codes for MTTPVEPLRLLLLAEEPAWTALLRECLAPLGSAAVLISAPSWESVSSLFEDNRHAVLLTVPALQPAPGRCSLPTVLLLEHEPATAPDGVSDWLVFDALDAGMLRRCLRHVRERGVLENTLQRLAEQDPLTGIANRQGFQTLLTARLAENDGRGLALGHLDLDNFRHANDALGHQAGDRLILQVVARLKSQLEAGDQLARLGSDEFALLIDTRRAPQRAEWMAERITEALAEPYWVDGESLLIGSSLGIAHARAQGGADPLMWHAHIAMQQAKSTQGCTFHIFNERINRNARSMADLESELRRALRRDELELHYQPRLNMQDGQIVGLEALVRWRHSERGLLPPSEFVPLAEQSGLIVPLGYWVISRALRDMQALRERGLPALHMAINLSFRQFQDSQLLPTLSRLIAERGVEAQWLEFELTETAVMRRSDLVKQTMDALGRLGVRFSLDDFGTGFSSFVHLNSLPITLLKIDKSFVGGMEQREENRKLVHAMINLAHNLHLEVVAEGVETREQLDLLRGFGCDQVQGYLISKPLPLAELVDYLIADASQPPLGIVV; via the coding sequence TTGACTACGCCTGTCGAACCCTTGCGTTTGCTGCTACTGGCCGAAGAGCCAGCGTGGACAGCGTTATTGCGCGAGTGTCTGGCTCCGTTGGGGAGCGCGGCAGTGCTGATCAGCGCGCCGAGCTGGGAGTCGGTCAGCAGTCTGTTCGAAGACAATCGCCATGCGGTTTTGTTGACCGTTCCCGCCTTGCAGCCCGCGCCCGGCCGGTGCAGCCTGCCGACGGTGTTGCTGCTGGAGCACGAACCGGCGACCGCGCCCGACGGCGTCAGCGACTGGCTGGTGTTCGATGCCCTCGATGCCGGCATGCTTCGCCGTTGCCTGCGCCATGTGCGCGAACGCGGCGTGCTGGAAAACACCCTGCAACGCCTGGCCGAACAGGATCCCCTGACCGGCATTGCCAACCGCCAGGGTTTCCAGACCCTGCTCACGGCCCGGCTGGCCGAAAACGACGGTCGCGGCCTGGCCCTCGGGCACCTTGATCTCGACAACTTCCGCCACGCCAACGACGCCCTCGGTCATCAGGCCGGCGACCGTTTGATCCTGCAAGTCGTCGCACGGCTGAAAAGCCAGCTGGAGGCCGGTGATCAACTGGCGCGCCTCGGCAGCGATGAATTTGCCCTGCTGATCGACACCCGCCGCGCCCCGCAACGGGCAGAATGGATGGCCGAACGCATCACCGAAGCCTTGGCCGAGCCGTACTGGGTAGACGGCGAAAGCTTGCTGATCGGTTCAAGCCTGGGCATTGCCCACGCCCGCGCTCAGGGCGGCGCCGACCCGCTGATGTGGCACGCACACATCGCCATGCAACAGGCCAAGAGCACCCAGGGCTGCACCTTTCACATCTTCAACGAACGCATCAACCGCAATGCGCGAAGCATGGCCGACCTCGAAAGCGAGCTGCGCCGGGCCTTGCGTCGCGATGAGCTGGAGTTGCATTACCAGCCGCGTCTGAACATGCAGGACGGCCAGATCGTCGGCCTCGAAGCGCTGGTGCGCTGGCGTCACAGTGAGCGCGGCCTGCTGCCGCCTAGCGAGTTCGTGCCGCTGGCCGAGCAGAGCGGCCTGATCGTGCCGCTGGGTTACTGGGTGATTTCCCGGGCCCTGCGCGACATGCAGGCCTTGCGCGAACGCGGATTGCCGGCGCTGCACATGGCGATCAACCTGTCGTTCCGCCAGTTCCAGGACAGCCAGTTGCTGCCGACGCTCAGCCGTTTGATCGCTGAGCGCGGGGTTGAGGCGCAGTGGCTGGAATTCGAACTCACCGAAACCGCCGTGATGCGCCGCAGCGATCTGGTCAAGCAGACCATGGACGCTCTCGGTCGCCTCGGCGTGCGGTTCTCGCTGGATGACTTCGGCACCGGATTCTCGTCGTTCGTGCACCTCAACAGCCTGCCGATTACCTTGCTGAAGATCGACAAGAGCTTCGTCGGCGGCATGGAGCAGCGCGAAGAGAACCGCAAACTGGTGCACGCGATGATCAACCTCGCGCACAACCTGCACCTGGAAGTGGTGGCCGAAGGGGTGGAAACCCGCGAGCAACTGGATCTGCTGCGCGGGTTCGGCTGCGATCAGGTGCAGGGTTACCTGATCAGCAAGCCGTTGCCGTTGGCGGAACTGGTTGATTACCTGATTGCTGACGCCAGCCAGCCTCCGCTGGGCATAGTGGTTTAG